One part of the Sorangiineae bacterium MSr11954 genome encodes these proteins:
- a CDS encoding alpha/beta fold hydrolase: MEPTVRRFTFEREDGPVTESRELVSIRAGDVRLEGELASSRTGRGLVIFAHGSGSSRHSPRNRFVAQALRTQGRVATLLFDLLSAGEGELDARTGHLRFDIDLLAERLVAVTDWALARRPADATHIGYFGASTGAAAALVAAAARPDRVAAVVSRGGRPDLARGSLERVHAPTLLIVGGEDPTVAELNRDAMKYLHAETRLDIIDRASHLFEEPGALDEAARRAAGWFQRFFV, encoded by the coding sequence ATGGAACCTACGGTTCGGAGATTTACCTTCGAGCGCGAAGATGGGCCGGTCACGGAGTCGCGGGAGCTGGTCTCGATTCGCGCGGGCGATGTCCGCCTCGAGGGGGAGCTCGCATCGTCGCGGACCGGCCGGGGCTTGGTCATCTTTGCGCACGGCAGCGGGAGCAGCCGCCATAGTCCGCGCAATCGATTCGTGGCCCAAGCGCTGCGTACCCAAGGGAGGGTCGCCACCTTGCTGTTCGACCTTCTGTCCGCGGGGGAGGGCGAGCTCGATGCGCGCACCGGACACCTTCGCTTCGATATCGATCTCCTCGCCGAGAGGCTGGTCGCCGTCACGGATTGGGCGCTCGCCCGGCGTCCTGCCGACGCGACGCACATTGGCTACTTCGGCGCCAGCACGGGCGCGGCCGCGGCCCTGGTCGCGGCGGCCGCGCGCCCCGATCGCGTGGCGGCCGTGGTTTCGCGCGGTGGCCGTCCCGATCTGGCGCGAGGCTCGCTCGAGCGGGTGCACGCGCCCACCCTTCTCATCGTGGGCGGCGAGGATCCCACCGTCGCCGAGCTGAATCGCGATGCGATGAAGTACCTGCATGCCGAGACGCGCCTCGACATCATCGATAGGGCCTCGCACCTCTTCGAAGAGCCTGGCGCCCTCGACGAAGCCGCCCGTCGCGCCGCCGGTTGGTTTCAACGCTTCTTCGTTTAG
- a CDS encoding GNAT family N-acetyltransferase — protein MSETVSKPRLNAVGQPIGEAILDWKPVPRPPRTPIDGRYCRIEPIDPARHAKALFEAVSDDQDGAGWTYLGAGPFSTSSAYEAWMAATCLRDDPLFHAIVDNVSGAPVGVAAYLRIEPAVGVIEIGHIHYSPRLQRTRAATEAMYLFMRRVFEELGYRRYEWKCDSLNEPSRRAAARLGFAYEGTFRQATVYKGRNRDTAWFSILDREWPGLKTAYEAWLDPSNFDADGRQRRALHELTAEALRPLR, from the coding sequence ATGAGCGAAACCGTCAGCAAGCCCCGCCTTAACGCCGTTGGCCAGCCGATCGGCGAGGCGATCCTCGACTGGAAGCCCGTTCCGCGGCCCCCACGAACGCCCATCGACGGCCGCTACTGCCGCATCGAGCCCATCGACCCCGCGCGGCACGCCAAGGCGCTCTTCGAAGCCGTCTCCGACGACCAAGACGGAGCCGGCTGGACCTATTTGGGGGCGGGGCCGTTCTCCACCTCGAGCGCGTACGAGGCCTGGATGGCCGCCACCTGCCTCCGCGACGATCCGCTCTTTCACGCCATCGTCGACAACGTATCGGGCGCGCCCGTGGGCGTCGCCGCCTACCTTCGGATCGAGCCTGCCGTGGGCGTGATCGAAATTGGTCATATCCATTACTCCCCTCGCCTTCAGCGCACGCGCGCGGCCACCGAGGCCATGTACTTGTTCATGCGGCGGGTGTTCGAGGAGCTCGGCTACCGCAGGTACGAGTGGAAGTGTGACTCCTTGAACGAGCCCTCGCGCCGGGCGGCGGCGCGCCTCGGCTTCGCATACGAAGGAACGTTTCGTCAGGCCACCGTGTACAAAGGCCGCAATCGGGACACCGCGTGGTTCTCGATCCTCGATCGGGAGTGGCCTGGGTTGAAGACGGCCTACGAGGCATGGCTGGATCCGTCGAACTTCGACGCGGATGGCCGGCAGCGGCGCGCGCTCCACGAGCTGACCGCCGAGGCGCTTCGCCCGCTGCGCTAA
- a CDS encoding AAA family ATPase, with protein MPNLLRLSRKTAPAGRGASARFPFDVPAIATLTTLDLRADVTFFVGENGSGKSTLLEGIACVAELETIGEHDAASDATLTAQRELAADLRLAWGRRSRQGFFLRAEDFFGYVRGQARTDARIVREQREAMGIAAPAEGPEDTLGARHVDERDAAGYLGRYDARSHGESFLDLFSERVRPGGLYLLDEPETPLSPKRQLAFLALVRKAARAGAQFIIATHSPILLACPGARIFSFDESPIAEASYDALDHVSVTRDFLNHPAKYLDDM; from the coding sequence ATGCCGAACCTTCTGCGACTCTCGCGTAAGACCGCGCCGGCCGGGCGAGGCGCAAGCGCGCGCTTTCCATTCGACGTGCCCGCCATTGCGACCCTGACGACCCTCGATCTCCGCGCCGATGTCACGTTCTTCGTCGGGGAGAATGGCTCGGGCAAGTCCACCCTGCTGGAGGGCATCGCCTGCGTCGCGGAGCTCGAGACGATTGGCGAGCACGACGCGGCCTCGGACGCGACGCTCACGGCGCAGCGCGAGCTGGCGGCGGATCTGCGCCTGGCGTGGGGCCGGCGTTCGCGACAAGGATTTTTTCTACGGGCGGAGGACTTCTTCGGCTATGTCCGGGGGCAGGCGCGCACCGATGCGCGCATCGTCCGGGAGCAGCGCGAGGCCATGGGCATCGCGGCGCCGGCCGAGGGGCCCGAGGATACGTTGGGCGCGCGGCACGTGGACGAGCGCGACGCCGCCGGCTACCTGGGTCGTTACGACGCGCGCTCGCACGGCGAGAGCTTCCTCGATTTGTTCTCGGAGCGGGTGCGGCCCGGCGGTCTCTATTTGCTCGACGAGCCCGAGACGCCCCTCTCCCCGAAGCGGCAGCTCGCCTTCCTGGCGCTCGTTCGCAAGGCGGCGCGCGCGGGCGCGCAGTTCATCATCGCGACCCACTCGCCCATCCTGCTCGCGTGCCCCGGCGCCCGCATCTTCAGCTTCGATGAGAGCCCCATCGCGGAGGCCTCCTACGACGCGCTGGATCACGTGTCGGTCACCCGCGACTTTCTGAACCATCCCGCGAAGTACCTCGACGACATGTAG